CCAGAAAAGCCTGGTCAACCAGCGGGAGGTCGGACGCCACACCCGCTCGTTCGCAGCGGCGCTCAAGGCGGCCCTGCGCGAGGACCCGGACATCATCCTGGTGGGCGAGATGCGCGATCTGGAGACCATCGAGCTGGCGATCACCGCGGCGGAAACCGGGCACCTGGTGTTCGGCACTCTCCACACCAGCAGCGCCGCCAAAACCGTCGACCGCATCATCAACGTCTTCCCCACCAGCCAGCAGGAACAGATCCGGGCCATGTTGTCCGAATCTCTCAAGGGGGTCATCGCCCAGCAGCTGGTGCCGACCGTGGACGGCCGCCGCGCCGCCGCGCTGGAAATCCTGCTGGTCAATGTCGCGGTCGCCAATCTCATTCGCGAGGGTAAAACCTTCCAGATCCCCTCGGTGATCCAGACCGGCCGGGGCGACGGGATGCAGCTGATGGACCAGGCGCTGCAGGAACTGCTGAAGGAGGGCCGGATCAGCAGTGAAAGCGCTTTCCGTTTTGCCCTCAACAAGTCCCTGTTCCCCCAGCCGCAGAAAGGGGGGAACGGCCATGGATGAACAGCGCATCGCCATGCAGAA
The window above is part of the Desulfuromonadales bacterium genome. Proteins encoded here:
- a CDS encoding type IV pilus twitching motility protein PilT gives rise to the protein MAKIDALFKILRDKGGSDLHLSPGSPPLLRLSGELVPAVPQKLSHEQYKALLYEVMTETQRTTFEERSDLDFAYEVAELGARFRANIFYGRLGISAVFRLIPARILTAQELGLSPTVLRFTEYRKGLVLVTGPTGSGKSTTLAAMIDHVNRTRAEHILTIEDPIEFVHASQKSLVNQREVGRHTRSFAAALKAALREDPDIILVGEMRDLETIELAITAAETGHLVFGTLHTSSAAKTVDRIINVFPTSQQEQIRAMLSESLKGVIAQQLVPTVDGRRAAALEILLVNVAVANLIREGKTFQIPSVIQTGRGDGMQLMDQALQELLKEGRISSESAFRFALNKSLFPQPQKGGNGHG